A single genomic interval of Pyrobaculum arsenaticum DSM 13514 harbors:
- a CDS encoding ABC transporter ATP-binding protein, translating to MESKIVFVEGVWKRFGNVVANEDVSIYVDAGEVVSLLGPNGAGKTTLVRQIYGELRPDKGRVAVIGMRPKKAKERGYVSVVPQEATPFNMLKVTEHVEMLVRLRGLPKGEAKRCAEEAIDAVGLRDYRNKLVYDLSGGMKRLVLVASAIACRPKLIILDEPTVGIDAHNRRRIWEAIRGAKDGGSAVVLTTHYIHEAEELSDRVYMINRRIIMEGTPGELRRKLPWVEIRGDSLEKPIRAKWDDAVKALHELVARKARFEVREPSLEDLFLELFGVSQ from the coding sequence ATGGAATCAAAAATTGTATTTGTCGAAGGCGTCTGGAAGCGTTTCGGCAACGTGGTGGCAAATGAAGACGTCTCGATATATGTTGACGCAGGAGAGGTAGTGTCCTTGCTGGGGCCAAACGGCGCTGGGAAGACCACCCTGGTTAGGCAGATCTACGGCGAGCTGAGACCGGACAAGGGCAGAGTGGCGGTGATTGGCATGAGACCAAAAAAGGCGAAGGAGCGGGGATACGTGAGCGTTGTCCCCCAGGAGGCCACGCCGTTTAATATGCTGAAGGTAACAGAGCACGTGGAGATGCTCGTGAGGCTTAGGGGCTTGCCCAAGGGCGAGGCCAAGCGTTGCGCAGAGGAGGCGATAGACGCGGTGGGGCTACGCGATTATAGAAACAAGCTCGTCTACGATCTATCCGGGGGCATGAAGAGGTTGGTGCTGGTGGCCTCCGCCATAGCGTGTAGGCCGAAGCTCATAATCCTCGACGAGCCCACCGTGGGGATAGACGCCCATAACAGGAGGAGGATATGGGAGGCCATTAGGGGCGCGAAGGACGGCGGCTCCGCCGTTGTGCTGACCACGCACTACATCCACGAGGCGGAGGAGCTCAGCGATAGGGTGTACATGATAAACAGGAGGATAATCATGGAGGGAACGCCCGGCGAGTTGAGGAGGAAGCTTCCCTGGGTAGAGATAAGAGGGGACAGCTTGGAAAAACCTATTAGAGCTAAGTGGGACGACGCGGTGAAGGCACTACACGAACTTGTGGCGCGAAAGGCCAGGTTTGAGGTTAGGGAGCCCTCTCTTGAGGACTTGTTCTTAGAGCTCTTCGGAGTATCGCAATGA
- a CDS encoding radical SAM/SPASM domain-containing protein, with protein MSFLAVPDTLVFMYSYKCNFECDHCSIGSSPREPVLLEWEYVEKAIREAYWIPSIKVVVFTGGEPTLFPEHLKRGIKLAADMGFVTRLVTNAWWASTYERAKKFLEELVSLGLRELNISFDRFHLPHLQRFGGFANMVNAARAAVELGLDVVVGTIKLAIEDGQPDYNRIRSKLDEVGLNSVIVTEDFPAPLGRARFKIPRNLLTQINRPKEGIGCIDAVAKTVIHPNGDVTFCCGHAINTEARLLFVVGNIKNESLEEIVARLNRHVLAWYLRVKGPAALMKKLSMEEEVLHPCEVCYLAGTKYMDKLIKIKDELLREILPSTNINTLPVGAHGPN; from the coding sequence ATGTCTTTTTTGGCAGTTCCTGATACGTTAGTTTTCATGTATAGTTACAAATGTAATTTTGAGTGCGATCACTGTAGTATAGGGTCGTCTCCGCGTGAGCCTGTTCTTCTTGAGTGGGAGTACGTAGAAAAAGCTATCAGAGAGGCTTATTGGATTCCCTCAATAAAGGTAGTGGTTTTTACCGGCGGTGAGCCTACTCTATTTCCAGAACATCTTAAGCGTGGGATAAAGCTTGCTGCTGATATGGGGTTTGTGACAAGACTTGTAACTAATGCGTGGTGGGCCTCAACTTATGAAAGAGCTAAAAAGTTTTTAGAAGAGCTAGTTTCGTTAGGCCTAAGGGAGCTGAATATTAGTTTTGATCGATTTCATTTGCCCCACCTTCAGAGATTTGGCGGGTTTGCCAATATGGTAAATGCGGCAAGAGCGGCTGTGGAGTTAGGCCTTGACGTGGTGGTGGGCACGATTAAACTTGCAATAGAAGATGGGCAACCCGACTATAACCGCATTAGGTCAAAACTAGATGAAGTTGGCTTGAATAGCGTCATAGTTACGGAAGATTTCCCTGCTCCTTTAGGTAGAGCAAGATTTAAAATCCCTCGCAATTTACTAACACAGATTAATCGACCAAAAGAAGGCATAGGCTGTATTGATGCTGTAGCTAAGACAGTAATACACCCAAACGGCGACGTGACCTTCTGTTGTGGCCATGCTATAAATACAGAGGCAAGGCTTCTTTTTGTGGTGGGTAATATTAAGAATGAGTCGCTAGAAGAAATCGTTGCGAGGCTAAATCGCCACGTACTTGCGTGGTATCTTAGGGTAAAGGGGCCTGCCGCCTTGATGAAGAAGCTGAGTATGGAAGAAGAAGTATTACATCCCTGTGAGGTCTGCTACTTAGCTGGTACAAAATATATGGACAAATTGATAAAAATTAAAGACGAATTATTAAGGGAAATATTACCATCAACAAATATAAATACGTTGCCGGTGGGGGCTCATGGACCTAATTAG
- a CDS encoding ArsR/SmtB family transcription factor: protein MSSLEDLVKLGKALSNPLRVKILLMLVKNPTYIQDVAQKLRIPYALAHLHLKVLEEAGLVEGYYEVEEKPRPHLRKVYRVRDFKIVIDRELLERLASLLE, encoded by the coding sequence ATGTCCTCCCTGGAAGATTTAGTAAAGCTTGGAAAGGCGCTTTCCAACCCCTTAAGGGTGAAGATCTTGCTTATGCTGGTAAAAAACCCGACTTACATCCAAGACGTTGCCCAGAAGCTACGCATACCCTATGCCTTGGCTCACCTTCATTTGAAGGTTTTGGAGGAGGCGGGGCTGGTGGAGGGGTATTACGAGGTGGAGGAGAAGCCGAGGCCCCATCTAAGGAAGGTGTACCGGGTGCGAGACTTCAAAATAGTTATAGACAGGGAGTTGTTGGAGAGACTGGCGAGTTTGTTGGAGTAA
- a CDS encoding ABC transporter permease yields the protein MRWGKVLTITEYMIVMGRRWAYVAIGITLIFPVLWLVLLKVVGNPQYVNYFIVGTVVNASFLVPFIGTTQDMGYFKRASSIYTMLSSNGADDLDIAIGYLLHTAILNTPVIIALLSASIVIMGASFGVVEILAATGAALLISLISALLGYSLGISIRNYRISNQLSQIIPWPLLLLAPVYYPASVLPEALRYISMAMPTTYMALAVNVVLNLDLHQAATGLAGLSIYAFISIAIAKYAMHRSERYG from the coding sequence ATGAGGTGGGGAAAGGTGTTGACTATTACAGAATATATGATAGTCATGGGCAGGCGCTGGGCCTACGTGGCGATAGGCATCACGTTGATATTCCCCGTGCTTTGGCTAGTACTGCTCAAGGTGGTGGGGAACCCCCAGTATGTTAACTACTTCATTGTCGGCACTGTAGTAAATGCGAGCTTCCTCGTCCCCTTCATAGGCACGACGCAAGATATGGGGTATTTCAAGAGGGCATCTTCCATATACACCATGCTCTCCTCCAACGGCGCAGACGATCTCGACATAGCCATTGGCTACCTTCTCCACACAGCGATCTTAAACACCCCAGTGATAATAGCGCTCTTGTCAGCATCGATTGTAATCATGGGCGCGTCTTTTGGTGTGGTTGAGATACTAGCCGCTACAGGTGCGGCGCTACTGATATCGCTCATCTCGGCATTGCTGGGATATTCCCTTGGCATTAGTATTAGAAACTACAGAATCAGCAACCAGCTCTCCCAGATTATCCCATGGCCGTTGCTGCTTCTGGCACCCGTATACTACCCAGCCTCAGTGTTGCCCGAGGCTCTAAGATATATTAGCATGGCAATGCCCACCACCTACATGGCGCTGGCAGTAAACGTGGTTTTAAACCTAGACCTCCACCAAGCCGCCACCGGATTGGCAGGGTTATCGATATACGCCTTCATATCAATCGCCATAGCAAAATACGCCATGCACAGAAGTGAGAGATATGGCTAA
- a CDS encoding CPBP family intramembrane glutamic endopeptidase, with protein sequence MILFLVAAFGLGWLFQLLAVYSPFWFAATMWTPGLGALLELKREGKLRPRPLGEEWPGLKTLYKATTPAAFWLALSILLAYLIVGPSPYAPPPATRILISGSLVEAPGWVVYATLLLSIIAPLINALFATFGEELGWRGYLLPRLAERIGWAWASAAVGVVWGVWHAPAILVVGHNYGRPWCLECLAVFVLLTVPVSFIHTWAYLKYGVWGAAFLHGAVNGWAGAYFLIYHHTFGDLAWSLTGLYGAATLAATAAVFWLLANPTARRSKLTMPGWGSDG encoded by the coding sequence ATGATTCTGTTCTTGGTCGCGGCTTTTGGGCTCGGGTGGCTCTTCCAGCTCCTCGCCGTGTACAGCCCCTTCTGGTTCGCCGCAACTATGTGGACGCCGGGGCTGGGGGCCTTGCTCGAGCTGAAGAGGGAGGGCAAGCTCAGGCCTAGGCCTCTTGGTGAGGAGTGGCCGGGCTTGAAGACGCTGTACAAGGCCACCACACCTGCGGCATTTTGGCTGGCTCTGTCGATCCTACTGGCATACCTCATAGTGGGGCCAAGCCCCTACGCACCGCCGCCTGCAACCCGCATTCTCATCTCCGGATCGCTTGTAGAGGCACCTGGCTGGGTGGTGTATGCCACTCTCCTGCTGTCAATTATCGCGCCGCTCATAAACGCCCTTTTCGCCACATTCGGCGAGGAGTTGGGTTGGCGGGGATACCTCCTCCCCCGGCTGGCCGAGAGGATCGGCTGGGCCTGGGCTTCGGCGGCTGTCGGCGTTGTGTGGGGAGTGTGGCACGCGCCGGCCATATTGGTGGTGGGGCACAACTACGGGAGGCCGTGGTGTTTAGAGTGCTTAGCCGTCTTCGTCCTCTTGACGGTGCCCGTGTCCTTCATACACACCTGGGCCTATTTGAAATACGGCGTGTGGGGAGCGGCCTTCCTACACGGCGCAGTAAACGGCTGGGCTGGGGCCTACTTCCTCATCTACCACCACACCTTCGGCGACTTGGCGTGGAGCTTAACTGGGCTGTACGGCGCCGCCACCCTTGCGGCTACAGCCGCCGTGTTCTGGCTCTTGGCAAACCCCACGGCGCGGCGTAGTAAACTTACAATGCCCGGCTGGGGCTCCGATGGATAG
- a CDS encoding ribbon-helix-helix protein, CopG family encodes MEKIRTSIYIDAAVWRRLREEAAREGIDVSQMLERILREYFAEVPAASEELDFDPMDLEVVASAVVREMRDEAIS; translated from the coding sequence ATGGAGAAAATTCGTACCAGCATATATATCGACGCGGCGGTGTGGAGGAGGCTCAGGGAGGAAGCGGCGCGGGAGGGGATTGACGTCTCCCAGATGCTTGAGAGGATTCTGCGGGAGTACTTCGCCGAGGTGCCCGCGGCCTCTGAGGAGCTGGACTTCGACCCGATGGATCTAGAGGTGGTAGCATCGGCTGTGGTGAGGGAGATGAGGGATGAGGCTATATCTTGA
- a CDS encoding MFS transporter, translating to MAQRVGPGLVAAVMAGTLLEWYDAFLFAVAASYVGSAFFPSQNPLAQLASVFLTFSLGFFARPIGALLFGYLGDRYGRRVAMFWTLTLAGLATALIGVVPNYSAWGNVAILSVVVLRLLQGLALGGEWGTAAIYLFESVRRRRLFMLFVQSGVPLGLLLAAGVMLFLTLVLGDAAVSAWGWRVAFLLSLVLVFIGLLFRLRLGEPIEYIEARRATTRIGNPIREVFVKYWAGLLVGILLAGAAGATFYYGNTFLPNVASALKLVTATEKFSIIVLFAVFDLLGIIASGFVAERYGNIIPIVAGFILFIIAALLVDFGLSSLTGLAALAVLTGLAHGIVYTPEAAYLAELFPTLVRNTGVSASYQIGNALIAGTAPYVMTAILGFGRIWAGAYLAVLALLGLVGVIIYRPRWGQ from the coding sequence ATGGCCCAAAGAGTAGGACCAGGTCTTGTTGCCGCGGTTATGGCTGGGACTTTACTGGAGTGGTATGACGCGTTTCTTTTCGCAGTTGCTGCGTCGTATGTAGGATCGGCGTTTTTTCCTTCCCAGAACCCGCTTGCTCAACTTGCTAGTGTTTTTCTAACCTTCTCGTTAGGTTTCTTTGCCCGCCCCATTGGCGCGCTACTATTTGGCTATCTGGGTGATCGATACGGAAGAAGAGTCGCCATGTTCTGGACGCTCACGCTTGCCGGCTTAGCCACCGCGCTTATAGGCGTGGTTCCCAACTATTCTGCGTGGGGAAATGTTGCGATTCTCTCTGTAGTCGTATTGCGGCTTCTCCAGGGCCTTGCGCTGGGTGGCGAGTGGGGCACGGCGGCGATTTACCTTTTTGAGAGCGTGAGGCGGAGGCGTCTTTTCATGCTTTTTGTCCAGAGCGGCGTACCTCTGGGCCTGCTTTTGGCAGCTGGAGTTATGCTATTTCTCACGCTGGTGCTGGGCGATGCCGCAGTCTCCGCATGGGGTTGGAGAGTCGCCTTTCTCCTCTCGCTAGTACTGGTTTTCATAGGGCTTCTCTTTCGGCTGAGGCTTGGGGAGCCTATTGAATATATAGAAGCGAGGCGCGCCACTACTCGCATAGGTAACCCCATAAGGGAAGTATTTGTGAAGTATTGGGCGGGGTTGCTTGTGGGAATTCTGCTTGCCGGAGCGGCTGGCGCCACGTTTTATTACGGCAACACATTTCTTCCTAATGTGGCCAGTGCCCTAAAGCTTGTGACTGCCACAGAGAAGTTTTCTATAATTGTGCTATTTGCCGTGTTTGACCTGTTAGGAATAATAGCAAGCGGATTCGTGGCAGAGCGGTATGGAAACATAATACCCATTGTCGCCGGCTTCATCCTGTTTATAATAGCGGCATTACTAGTAGACTTTGGCTTGTCAAGCTTAACGGGTTTGGCGGCTCTTGCCGTGCTTACTGGCTTAGCTCACGGCATTGTGTACACGCCGGAGGCCGCTTACCTGGCCGAGCTCTTCCCTACTTTAGTGAGGAATACAGGCGTTTCTGCGTCGTATCAAATAGGAAACGCTCTGATAGCTGGTACTGCCCCCTACGTGATGACAGCAATACTGGGGTTTGGACGCATATGGGCCGGCGCCTATCTCGCTGTTTTGGCGCTTCTGGGGCTAGTCGGCGTTATTATTTATAGGCCGAGGTGGGGTCAATAG
- a CDS encoding winged helix-turn-helix transcriptional regulator: MELLSYDERRILVMLLTESWATPSAIARKLGMNRQTVWYAVKRLREEGFVGAPMIYVRPDLPGLYYAFFYSESEPKDYTVLKFETLEGHYIFGVPFQTFDELEALSAKYGKPWLVPGLAPKRLTPLQKEALRRLVSNPTISSTDLVEELGLPKTKARSLLAWARRTSTTPTG; encoded by the coding sequence GTGGAGTTGCTGTCTTACGACGAGAGGAGGATCTTGGTGATGCTTCTCACGGAGAGTTGGGCCACCCCCAGCGCCATTGCCCGGAAGCTGGGGATGAACCGGCAGACGGTGTGGTACGCAGTTAAGAGGCTGAGAGAGGAGGGGTTTGTGGGGGCGCCTATGATCTACGTGAGGCCCGACCTCCCGGGGCTCTACTACGCCTTTTTCTACTCGGAGTCGGAGCCCAAGGACTACACGGTTCTCAAGTTCGAGACGCTGGAGGGGCACTACATCTTCGGCGTGCCCTTCCAGACCTTCGACGAGCTGGAGGCCCTCTCCGCCAAGTACGGCAAGCCTTGGTTGGTGCCGGGCCTGGCGCCGAAGAGGCTCACCCCCCTCCAGAAGGAGGCCCTCAGGCGGCTAGTGTCCAACCCCACAATATCTTCGACGGACTTGGTGGAGGAGCTGGGGTTGCCGAAGACCAAGGCGAGGTCCCTACTTGCGTGGGCGAGGAGAACGTCAACTACACCTACTGGGTGA
- a CDS encoding hydantoinase/oxoprolinase family protein: MGLVGVDVGGTFTDFVFLDEGGEIKTLKILSTPREPEKAVIEGLSAVKFSEVLHASTIGTNALLGQMGLEVPRVAFFTTRGFRDVVEIGRQNRPRLYDLFFQKPRPLAPRELRFEVDERTLPDGRVEKAVDLGEVAELARKAKAAGAMSVAVGFLHSYANPSNEEVAAKLLREYFEYVTASYEVAWEPREYERFSTALVNAALMPLVGRYLAKLQSYVESRGGKMYVMASSGGLVTVEEAAKRPVQLVESGPAAGVIAAAELAKLLGEGRVISFDMGGTTAKAGTVVDFQPSITTEYEVGGESHRGRVIKGSGYPVRFPFVDLAEVSAGGGTIIWRDAGGALRVGPLSAGADPGPVCYGRGGVDPTVTDANLALGRIPEALAGGRMRLDAEAAKRALAKLGDPVDVASSALRLINLEMARAIRLVTVERGLDPSSFVLMAFGGAGPQHATEVAEEMGINRVLIPPMPGVFTSLGMLMADFKFEARMAYPKDIAKGFAELEEKLSQHRPDYFLRYADVRYKGQGWELTVPLGADASYDAVKRAFEEKHTATYGFKLDRDIEVVTIRVFAVVRRAKPRLPEPPTKGNPSVAEKEVYFDGWVKAAVYNRAELPLGYKIKGPALIVEDYSTTVIPPRWEAMVGKYGVLELRL, encoded by the coding sequence ATGGGCCTTGTGGGAGTTGACGTGGGAGGGACTTTTACCGACTTTGTATTCCTAGACGAGGGGGGCGAGATCAAGACGCTCAAGATATTGTCGACTCCTAGGGAGCCCGAAAAGGCGGTGATTGAGGGGCTCTCGGCGGTTAAGTTCTCGGAGGTTCTCCACGCGTCGACTATAGGAACAAACGCGTTGTTGGGACAAATGGGGCTCGAGGTGCCAAGGGTAGCATTCTTCACCACGAGGGGGTTCCGCGATGTAGTTGAGATCGGGAGACAGAACCGGCCTAGGCTCTACGACTTATTTTTCCAAAAGCCGAGGCCCCTAGCCCCAAGAGAGCTGAGGTTTGAGGTAGACGAGAGGACTCTGCCAGATGGGAGAGTGGAAAAGGCCGTGGATTTAGGAGAAGTGGCAGAGCTCGCTAGGAAGGCCAAGGCCGCGGGTGCCATGAGCGTGGCTGTGGGTTTTCTCCACTCCTACGCAAATCCCTCAAACGAGGAGGTAGCGGCGAAGTTGCTGAGGGAGTACTTCGAGTACGTGACGGCGTCCTACGAGGTGGCTTGGGAGCCCAGGGAGTACGAGAGGTTTTCCACTGCGCTGGTAAACGCCGCGTTGATGCCGCTTGTGGGGAGGTATCTGGCCAAGCTACAGAGCTATGTGGAGTCGCGGGGAGGGAAGATGTACGTCATGGCGAGTTCCGGCGGTCTGGTGACAGTAGAGGAGGCGGCGAAGAGGCCTGTACAGCTTGTCGAGTCTGGGCCTGCCGCGGGCGTAATAGCCGCGGCCGAGCTCGCCAAGCTGTTGGGCGAGGGCCGCGTAATATCTTTCGATATGGGCGGCACCACGGCCAAGGCGGGGACTGTTGTCGATTTTCAGCCTTCCATAACAACGGAGTACGAGGTGGGGGGCGAGAGCCACCGGGGCAGAGTTATTAAGGGGTCGGGATACCCGGTGCGTTTTCCCTTTGTTGACCTTGCCGAGGTTTCGGCCGGGGGCGGGACGATAATATGGAGGGACGCAGGCGGTGCGCTAAGGGTCGGCCCGTTGAGCGCCGGCGCCGATCCCGGCCCCGTCTGCTACGGCAGAGGCGGCGTCGATCCCACGGTTACAGATGCCAACTTGGCGCTTGGGAGAATTCCGGAGGCGCTGGCGGGCGGCCGCATGAGGCTTGACGCCGAGGCGGCGAAGAGGGCGCTCGCCAAGCTCGGCGACCCCGTAGATGTGGCAAGTTCGGCACTAAGGCTCATCAACTTAGAGATGGCTAGGGCTATTAGGCTAGTCACTGTGGAAAGGGGCCTTGACCCCTCTTCCTTTGTCTTGATGGCTTTTGGTGGGGCTGGTCCGCAACACGCCACTGAGGTGGCGGAGGAAATGGGGATAAACCGCGTGCTCATACCGCCTATGCCTGGAGTCTTCACATCGCTGGGGATGCTTATGGCGGACTTCAAGTTCGAGGCCCGTATGGCTTATCCTAAGGACATAGCAAAGGGCTTTGCTGAGCTTGAGGAAAAGTTGTCCCAGCATCGGCCTGACTACTTCTTGAGATACGCCGACGTTAGGTATAAGGGGCAGGGGTGGGAATTAACTGTGCCTTTAGGCGCCGACGCATCCTATGATGCAGTTAAGAGGGCGTTTGAGGAGAAGCATACGGCGACCTACGGCTTTAAGCTGGACAGAGATATAGAGGTTGTCACAATCCGCGTCTTTGCCGTGGTGAGGCGGGCTAAGCCGCGGCTACCCGAGCCACCTACAAAAGGCAACCCCAGCGTCGCCGAGAAGGAGGTTTACTTCGATGGGTGGGTAAAGGCCGCTGTGTATAATAGGGCAGAGTTGCCGCTGGGCTACAAGATCAAGGGGCCCGCTCTGATTGTTGAGGACTACTCGACTACAGTAATCCCGCCACGTTGGGAGGCGATGGTGGGCAAGTACGGCGTGCTGGAGCTGAGGCTATGA
- a CDS encoding type II toxin-antitoxin system VapC family toxin, which produces MRLYLDTSALVKRYIKEPGSDRVRKMFIDAYNGDALLYTSLFNIGEAMSAIHKAARKAGRLDVYPVLRGRLLGDVRRLTRLGAMRLVPLTVALILDAGKYVEKHGLYIADALQIASAAKVQSPLVTGDEKLCNTAAQEGVECLFV; this is translated from the coding sequence ATGAGGCTATATCTTGACACCAGCGCGTTGGTTAAGAGATACATCAAGGAGCCGGGCTCGGACAGAGTGAGGAAGATGTTCATCGACGCCTACAATGGAGACGCCTTGTTGTACACCAGCCTTTTCAATATTGGGGAGGCCATGTCGGCTATACACAAGGCCGCGAGAAAGGCGGGAAGGCTGGACGTGTACCCGGTGCTACGGGGGAGATTGCTGGGCGACGTAAGGAGGCTGACAAGGCTCGGCGCGATGAGACTCGTCCCGCTGACAGTGGCCCTAATCCTCGACGCAGGTAAATATGTGGAGAAGCACGGGCTCTACATAGCAGACGCCTTGCAGATAGCGTCTGCCGCAAAGGTGCAATCGCCGCTCGTCACTGGGGACGAAAAGCTCTGCAACACCGCGGCGCAAGAAGGTGTGGAGTGCCTCTTCGTGTAG
- a CDS encoding hydantoinase B/oxoprolinase family protein — MRWEVVHRATEYIAEEAGIALRNSAFSPNIRERMDHSVAVVDAEGRIVAQAEHIPVHLGSFHVGVQNLLEYLRREGVELEDGDAVLTNDPYISGTHLNDVMVLYPVFWHGRLVAYIASKAHYVDVGGPLPASLNPRAKTIYEEGVVVPPVKILRRGAMNKEALSFILENFKTPVVARGDLEAQLAASRVGAARVKDLFERFGDVSEQWNEAIEYGRRLALAEIATWPPGRYEAEDYLDWGGELLPIRLALEISEKGVRADFEGTARQVDAPLNAVIGVTFSAVSFAVRSAIRGYIPTNYGFYSLIKLDAPAGSIVNPLKPAAVGAGNLETSQRVADVTFLALSKALPGRIPAAGSGTMMNVMMGGFWQGRYWSYYETIGGGTGGRPNGPGVSGVHVNMTNTLNTPIEIAEREYPIRFTAYRIREGSGGRGRYPGGDGIVRAFKALAPTTLSIIASRLAVGPWGLEGGEPGKPGKITIKRSSGRVESIGSETVTLAEGDEVVIETPGGGGYGKP; from the coding sequence ATGAGGTGGGAGGTTGTACACAGGGCTACCGAGTATATCGCCGAAGAGGCCGGCATCGCGTTGAGGAATTCAGCCTTCTCGCCCAATATAAGAGAGCGTATGGACCACAGCGTCGCGGTTGTAGACGCCGAGGGCCGCATTGTGGCTCAGGCAGAGCACATCCCGGTCCACCTAGGCTCCTTCCACGTGGGTGTGCAGAACCTTCTAGAATATTTGAGGAGGGAAGGGGTGGAGCTGGAGGATGGGGACGCTGTGCTCACGAACGACCCCTACATATCGGGTACGCATCTAAACGACGTGATGGTGCTCTACCCCGTGTTCTGGCACGGGAGGCTCGTCGCTTATATAGCGTCTAAGGCCCACTACGTCGACGTCGGGGGGCCGTTGCCGGCGTCGCTAAACCCGAGGGCTAAGACTATATACGAGGAGGGGGTCGTGGTGCCTCCTGTGAAGATATTGAGGCGCGGCGCAATGAACAAGGAGGCGTTGAGCTTTATCTTGGAGAACTTCAAGACGCCTGTAGTTGCAAGAGGCGATCTCGAGGCCCAGCTGGCAGCGTCGCGTGTAGGGGCGGCAAGGGTGAAGGACTTATTCGAGAGGTTTGGCGACGTGTCGGAGCAGTGGAATGAGGCTATAGAATATGGCAGAAGGCTCGCGCTCGCGGAGATCGCCACGTGGCCTCCCGGCAGATATGAGGCTGAGGACTACCTAGATTGGGGCGGCGAGCTCCTCCCCATAAGGCTAGCCCTGGAGATATCTGAGAAGGGCGTGAGGGCAGACTTTGAGGGCACCGCGAGGCAGGTCGACGCGCCGCTAAACGCTGTCATAGGCGTCACCTTCTCAGCCGTGTCATTTGCGGTGCGGTCAGCCATAAGGGGCTACATCCCCACAAACTACGGCTTCTACAGCCTCATAAAGCTAGACGCACCTGCAGGTTCCATAGTAAACCCCCTCAAGCCCGCTGCTGTGGGCGCCGGCAACTTGGAGACGAGCCAGAGAGTCGCCGACGTCACGTTTCTGGCGCTGTCCAAGGCGCTACCTGGGAGGATACCCGCGGCGGGTTCCGGCACTATGATGAACGTCATGATGGGCGGCTTCTGGCAAGGGCGGTACTGGTCATACTACGAGACAATAGGCGGAGGGACTGGGGGCAGGCCCAACGGCCCCGGCGTGTCGGGCGTGCACGTCAACATGACAAACACGCTGAACACGCCGATTGAAATTGCGGAGAGGGAGTACCCCATAAGATTCACTGCATACCGAATAAGGGAGGGAAGCGGAGGACGCGGGAGGTATCCAGGCGGAGATGGTATAGTTAGGGCGTTCAAGGCACTGGCACCCACTACGCTGTCCATAATTGCAAGCAGGCTCGCAGTAGGGCCTTGGGGCCTAGAAGGCGGCGAGCCTGGCAAGCCAGGGAAAATAACTATAAAGAGAAGCAGTGGCAGAGTCGAGTCCATCGGTAGCGAGACAGTGACGCTAGCAGAGGGAGACGAGGTGGTCATAGAGACGCCGGGTGGGGGCGGGTACGGCAAGCCGTAA